In the Nitrospinota bacterium genome, one interval contains:
- a CDS encoding class I SAM-dependent methyltransferase, giving the protein MIFVPEKYFIPEKEEIGHYLKHENSLDNEGYVQMFQEKIQIVQHVCQGVQTILDYGCGYEPVLKTLLTHEGYTVSGYDRYFFPDSDLSGAFNLILSTETFEHFKEPEKEVARLATLLNPGGYLGVMTRQVPQKNNLPCRESFDNWYYKRDPTHIAFYSSKTFAWIADILEMDIIFNNEKDFIVLQMKSHKIQI; this is encoded by the coding sequence TTGATCTTTGTCCCTGAAAAATATTTCATCCCGGAGAAAGAGGAAATCGGGCATTATCTGAAACATGAGAACAGTTTGGATAACGAAGGCTACGTTCAAATGTTTCAGGAAAAAATTCAGATCGTCCAGCATGTCTGTCAGGGAGTGCAAACCATCTTGGATTATGGCTGTGGCTACGAACCTGTTTTAAAAACCCTGCTGACACACGAAGGCTATACCGTCTCAGGATATGATCGTTATTTCTTTCCCGACTCAGATTTAAGCGGCGCATTCAACCTCATCCTATCCACCGAAACGTTTGAGCATTTCAAGGAGCCGGAAAAAGAAGTCGCTCGTTTGGCCACGCTTCTCAACCCTGGAGGCTATCTGGGTGTCATGACCCGACAGGTTCCGCAAAAAAATAACCTTCCTTGTCGTGAGTCCTTCGATAACTGGTACTATAAAAGAGACCCGACGCACATTGCCTTTTATTCCAGCAAAACTTTTGCATGGATCGCCGATATTTTGGAAATGGACATCATTTTTAATAACGAGAAAGACTTCATTGTGCTACAAATGAAATCCCACAAGATCCAAATTTGA
- the efp gene encoding elongation factor P: protein MAVYVNGNAIRPGFVIKYNDNLYRVMSAEHRTPGNKRAFMQAKLRKIKDGTQTEVKFRADEAIERVVIEQSEMEYLYSDASGYCFMNCETYEQSFFDEKFVEDAKKFLLPNARVQVEFCDELPIGISFPETVDLEVTETDPPLKGATASGSGKPATLETGLVVNVPQFIQIGELVRVSTTSGDYLERVKN, encoded by the coding sequence ATGGCAGTTTATGTGAATGGTAACGCAATTCGACCTGGGTTTGTCATTAAGTACAATGATAATTTGTACCGGGTCATGTCGGCAGAGCACCGGACCCCTGGAAATAAAAGAGCTTTTATGCAAGCAAAGCTTCGCAAGATCAAGGATGGAACTCAAACCGAGGTCAAGTTTCGCGCCGATGAGGCCATAGAACGCGTAGTTATAGAACAATCTGAAATGGAATATTTGTATAGCGATGCCTCTGGATATTGTTTCATGAACTGTGAGACTTATGAACAGAGTTTTTTTGATGAAAAGTTCGTCGAGGACGCTAAAAAGTTTTTACTACCCAATGCCCGTGTTCAGGTCGAGTTTTGTGATGAACTGCCTATCGGGATTTCGTTTCCAGAGACCGTTGACCTTGAGGTGACGGAAACCGACCCGCCATTGAAAGGCGCCACAGCCTCCGGGTCTGGAAAACCGGCGACCCTGGAAACCGGCCTGGTGGTCAACGTTCCGCAATTTATTCAGATCGGAGAACTTGTTAGAGTCTCCACAACCTCTGGAGACTATCTGGAACGGGTAAAAAACTAA
- a CDS encoding TonB C-terminal domain-containing protein: protein MKLQIAKSWDFNQMLVASVFAHLLLMTVVIFLPKSTFKEIIITPAFVVELVDVSTNHKKAVQKLAQKRELQKKSTPEPKPVPPPKEMEPIRQALKMPPVPPDKSKKMLNQLNQLNKKPSGVVQELDQLAMLVPKVSIKKPVIKTSQPIQEKTFDELNALKNKKLEFKPSNVEPLPIEDSLDQFENFKMKELEKQQDGKSAVDLLQELAKIESKPSEANEPLETQPQEPTPVPEKFQAYDPILQKLESLNYEPKEIKTDIVASQSSSKAFESDIRKVNAPEQVHVEVVVSPGKAFVQSANQGEPSADALAQYGGMIKEQVFRNWKNPLGQDHNKLVVFSINIYRKGNIDRPELQMSSKVELLDNLALSAILKSEPFPPFPKEIESSYLGIDIQFKYTP, encoded by the coding sequence ATGAAGTTGCAAATCGCAAAGTCGTGGGATTTTAACCAAATGCTGGTGGCATCTGTCTTTGCCCACCTGTTGTTAATGACAGTTGTCATTTTTCTTCCCAAATCCACTTTTAAAGAAATCATCATCACTCCCGCATTTGTGGTCGAATTGGTTGATGTTTCCACTAATCACAAAAAAGCCGTGCAAAAACTCGCTCAGAAAAGGGAGCTGCAGAAAAAATCCACTCCTGAGCCTAAGCCCGTTCCTCCTCCCAAGGAAATGGAGCCGATACGGCAGGCATTAAAGATGCCGCCTGTTCCTCCCGACAAATCGAAAAAGATGCTGAACCAGCTGAATCAATTGAATAAAAAGCCTTCGGGGGTCGTGCAGGAGCTGGACCAACTTGCCATGTTGGTTCCTAAAGTTTCTATCAAGAAACCCGTGATAAAAACAAGTCAGCCCATTCAAGAGAAAACTTTTGACGAATTGAATGCGTTGAAAAACAAAAAGTTGGAGTTCAAACCAAGTAACGTAGAGCCTCTTCCTATAGAAGACTCCCTGGATCAATTTGAAAATTTTAAGATGAAGGAATTGGAAAAACAGCAGGATGGGAAATCGGCGGTGGACCTTTTGCAAGAGCTGGCGAAGATTGAATCTAAGCCTTCTGAGGCTAATGAGCCGCTGGAAACTCAACCACAGGAACCAACGCCGGTCCCGGAAAAATTCCAAGCGTATGATCCTATCCTTCAGAAACTTGAATCTCTGAATTATGAACCAAAGGAAATTAAAACGGATATTGTGGCTAGCCAATCATCATCCAAGGCGTTCGAAAGCGATATCCGCAAAGTAAACGCTCCCGAGCAGGTACATGTGGAAGTTGTTGTCTCTCCCGGCAAGGCTTTTGTCCAGTCTGCAAATCAAGGGGAGCCCAGTGCGGACGCTCTGGCCCAGTACGGAGGGATGATTAAAGAACAGGTTTTTAGAAACTGGAAGAATCCTTTAGGACAAGATCATAATAAACTGGTTGTTTTTTCCATTAATATTTACCGCAAGGGTAATATAGACCGGCCCGAACTCCAAATGAGTTCAAAGGTGGAGTTGCTCGATAATCTGGCGTTAAGCGCCATTCTAAAATCCGAACCGTTTCCACCCTTTCCGAAAGAAATAGAATCTTCATACCTTGGCATAGACATTCAATTTAAATATACCCCATAA
- the ettA gene encoding energy-dependent translational throttle protein EttA has protein sequence MAGEYIFTMQGLCKTYGTKAIFKDIHLSFYHGAKIGIVGENGSGKSTLLGIMAGEDKEFEGQAESMKGTRIGYLPQEPVLNQDKTVRENVEEAFSHIQQMIQEFNDISARLAEPMEDDEMQKALDKMGRLQDEIDAVDGWELDRQVNVAMDALVLPADDQIASTLSGGEARRVALCKLLLQKPDMILLDEPTNHLDAETVQWLEETLANFPGNVIVSTHDRYFLDNITKWILELNNGKGIPFEGNYTSWLEQKAARLQHQEKSASSMHKRLQKELEWLRTSPGARRKLNKARVQNYENMLTNKQEIQENSLEIQIAPGPQLGEKVIEINGVTKGFGDNLLIENLSLSIPRGAIVGLIGPNGTGKTTLFRMIVGEDKPDAGTVELGSTVKLSYVDQHRHELDANKTVFEEITDGTDHIEIAGKTVNSRSYVGRFNFKGTDQQKSVANLSGGERNRVHLAKLLRRGGNVLLLDEPTNDLDVTTLSNLENAILNFNGCVLVISHDRCFLDRICTHLLVFEGNSKVRWFEGNFDEYREKHKQELKGKEENRRSKYKKLTIH, from the coding sequence ATGGCAGGAGAATATATTTTTACAATGCAGGGGCTTTGCAAAACTTACGGCACCAAAGCCATTTTTAAAGACATCCACCTTTCATTTTACCATGGCGCCAAAATTGGCATCGTTGGGGAAAATGGGTCCGGAAAATCGACACTCCTCGGGATCATGGCAGGAGAGGACAAGGAATTCGAGGGCCAGGCCGAATCCATGAAGGGCACCCGAATCGGTTACCTTCCCCAGGAGCCGGTTCTGAATCAGGATAAAACCGTGCGCGAAAATGTCGAGGAAGCATTCAGCCATATTCAGCAAATGATTCAGGAGTTCAATGACATCAGTGCCCGGCTTGCGGAACCCATGGAAGACGACGAGATGCAAAAAGCGCTCGACAAAATGGGCCGCCTGCAAGATGAAATAGACGCCGTGGATGGCTGGGAACTGGACCGCCAGGTCAATGTCGCCATGGATGCATTGGTTCTTCCCGCCGACGATCAAATCGCCTCGACGTTATCCGGCGGTGAGGCCCGGCGAGTGGCACTCTGCAAACTGCTTCTGCAAAAGCCCGACATGATTCTGCTGGACGAACCCACCAACCATCTGGATGCAGAGACCGTGCAATGGCTGGAAGAAACCCTCGCCAATTTTCCCGGCAATGTGATCGTCTCCACCCACGACCGCTACTTTCTTGACAACATCACCAAATGGATTCTTGAACTGAATAATGGCAAGGGAATTCCTTTTGAGGGAAATTATACGTCCTGGCTGGAACAAAAAGCCGCCCGCTTACAGCATCAGGAAAAGAGCGCGTCCAGCATGCACAAACGCCTGCAAAAAGAACTGGAATGGTTGCGCACCAGCCCCGGCGCGCGAAGAAAATTAAATAAAGCGCGGGTGCAGAATTACGAAAATATGCTCACCAATAAACAGGAGATTCAAGAGAACTCTCTGGAAATTCAAATTGCCCCCGGCCCCCAGCTTGGCGAAAAAGTCATCGAGATCAATGGCGTAACTAAAGGCTTTGGCGACAATCTGCTGATTGAAAATCTTTCCCTGTCTATTCCGAGAGGCGCCATCGTCGGCCTGATCGGGCCTAACGGGACAGGAAAAACCACGCTATTTCGAATGATTGTCGGAGAAGACAAGCCGGATGCTGGAACGGTTGAATTGGGATCAACGGTGAAATTATCCTACGTCGATCAGCACCGTCACGAACTGGATGCAAACAAAACTGTGTTTGAAGAGATCACCGACGGCACCGACCACATTGAAATCGCGGGGAAAACGGTCAACTCAAGATCCTATGTGGGCCGCTTTAATTTTAAAGGCACGGACCAGCAGAAAAGTGTCGCCAACCTGTCCGGCGGAGAACGCAACCGCGTGCATCTGGCAAAGCTTCTGCGCCGGGGGGGGAACGTTCTCCTACTGGACGAGCCCACCAATGACCTGGATGTCACCACCCTCAGCAACCTGGAAAATGCCATTTTGAACTTCAATGGCTGTGTCCTGGTGATCAGCCATGACCGTTGTTTCCTGGATAGAATCTGCACGCATCTCCTGGTGTTTGAAGGCAACAGCAAGGTGCGCTGGTTTGAAGGAAATTTTGATGAATACAGGGAAAAACACAAGCAGGAACTGAAGGGCAAAGAGGAAAACCGCCGGTCGAAATACAAAAAACTAACGATTCATTGA
- a CDS encoding cytochrome c, producing the protein MAGGQDTPVFAGDCSQPRKTKQAPADIYNQSNPIASTSENISEGKSLYQKNAKPLACAQCHGPQGDGKGLIGGALTPKPRDFTCSQTMKDLPDGQLFWVIRKGSPNTAMPAYSDLSDEEIWQAIHYIRQFAN; encoded by the coding sequence TTGGCCGGAGGGCAGGATACCCCTGTTTTCGCTGGAGATTGCTCCCAGCCAAGGAAAACCAAGCAGGCACCCGCCGATATTTATAATCAGAGCAACCCTATCGCATCCACTTCTGAAAATATAAGCGAGGGGAAATCGCTTTATCAGAAAAATGCGAAGCCGCTTGCCTGCGCCCAATGCCACGGACCGCAAGGAGATGGGAAAGGACTCATAGGAGGCGCACTGACTCCCAAACCGAGAGATTTTACCTGTTCTCAAACCATGAAGGATTTGCCCGACGGTCAGTTATTCTGGGTCATCAGAAAAGGGTCTCCCAACACGGCCATGCCGGCCTACAGCGACCTTTCCGATGAAGAGATCTGGCAGGCGATTCATTATATCCGCCAGTTCGCCAATTAG
- the tolQ gene encoding protein TolQ has protein sequence MENSVTDNSLSIVELVMQSSTMAKGVLLILLIFSMISWAIILSKFFVYKLAKKEDRKFLSNFSKSENLTHIYNFSRELRYSPIARVFLSGYRELFLFQDMAKKERDRRGESPSTHGEPLSVKDIKGISLVLNKAINREITRLSQGLDFLATTGSTAPFIGLFGTVWGIMHSFRAIGMQGSASIGGVAPGIAEALIATAAGLAAAIPAVIFYNYLSDKIRLFTSSMDDFSHDYIYMVEKNFMREQARDRTFDFS, from the coding sequence GTGGAAAACTCAGTAACAGATAATTCCTTAAGTATTGTTGAGTTGGTGATGCAATCCAGCACTATGGCAAAGGGTGTTTTATTGATTCTTTTGATATTTTCAATGATTTCCTGGGCCATCATCCTGAGTAAATTTTTTGTGTACAAATTAGCGAAAAAAGAAGACAGGAAGTTTTTATCCAATTTTTCCAAATCCGAGAACCTGACACACATCTATAATTTTTCCAGAGAACTTCGATACAGTCCCATTGCCCGAGTATTTTTGAGCGGCTACCGGGAGCTGTTTCTTTTTCAAGATATGGCGAAAAAAGAACGGGATCGACGAGGAGAATCGCCATCTACGCATGGAGAGCCTCTTTCCGTCAAAGACATTAAAGGCATCAGCCTGGTTCTCAACAAGGCCATCAATCGGGAAATTACCCGGTTATCGCAGGGGTTGGATTTTTTAGCCACGACCGGCAGTACGGCTCCCTTCATCGGTTTGTTCGGGACGGTCTGGGGCATCATGCACTCCTTTCGGGCGATTGGGATGCAGGGGTCCGCCAGTATCGGCGGTGTGGCTCCGGGTATCGCGGAGGCGCTGATTGCCACGGCGGCAGGCCTGGCGGCGGCTATTCCGGCAGTCATTTTCTATAATTATCTCAGCGATAAAATCCGACTGTTTACAAGTTCGATGGATGATTTTTCGCATGATTATATCTATATGGTGGAAAAAAACTTCATGCGGGAACAGGCGCGTGACAGAACATTTGATTTTTCCTGA
- a CDS encoding biopolymer transporter ExbD: protein MLNRRRPMMAEINVTPFVDVMLVLLVIFMIAAPLLQHGVDLQLPEESIVPVKTEDIPTVSLQSNKKIFWDKEEVGNLVDLTQNINQYLQQHKNGGVYLRADKELDYGFVMRVMATIKRAGVKNIGMVTDPSGS from the coding sequence ATGCTAAACAGGCGGCGACCCATGATGGCGGAAATCAACGTCACCCCCTTTGTAGACGTTATGCTGGTGCTCCTTGTTATATTCATGATTGCGGCGCCCTTGCTGCAACATGGAGTGGATCTTCAATTGCCCGAGGAGTCGATCGTCCCCGTAAAAACCGAGGATATTCCAACAGTATCCCTGCAAAGCAATAAAAAGATATTCTGGGATAAGGAGGAGGTGGGCAATCTGGTGGATCTGACTCAGAATATTAACCAATATCTTCAGCAACACAAAAATGGCGGTGTGTATTTGCGAGCCGATAAGGAGCTCGACTATGGATTCGTCATGCGAGTGATGGCAACCATTAAACGGGCGGGTGTCAAAAATATAGGTATGGTCACTGACCCTTCGGGATCATGA
- the tolB gene encoding Tol-Pal system beta propeller repeat protein TolB, protein MIPKLILTVFIWLQIFPAMVFAEPKIRIELEKETRKKVNIAIPEFSLEEKYEDPEALGREASSILQNDLKLSEHFVVIDQDVYKDMALLEQNRKTVDYSGWNAMGTQWLLKTQYKINPLDKSFNVTFRLYDTVNERFLLEKRYTSTRKFLRKAIHQFADEVVLQLTGKRGIAETKVAFLSQIDGSKEIYTIDFDGHGLRKITDEKSIILTPAWSPDGGWLVYTSYAARNPDLMMISASGQKRRTLLKLPGLNAAPAWSPDGQRIAMVLSKDRNSEVYVLEKNFGLKRLTRHFNIDTSPTWSPDGKQIAFTSDRSGTGAPQIYIMSVKSGDEGGVKRVSFGSSYNDDPAWSPNGDKIAFTSRVGKQFQIKIYDLESKKSEQFTFGPGSSEQPAWSPDGRFIVYRHKQEEKLQIFAKPVNGGKPRQLTFVKGGGYSPAWSPYTRK, encoded by the coding sequence ATGATTCCTAAACTCATACTGACTGTGTTTATTTGGTTGCAAATTTTTCCAGCGATGGTTTTTGCCGAACCTAAAATTCGTATTGAACTGGAGAAGGAAACCCGTAAAAAAGTAAATATTGCCATTCCTGAATTTAGCTTAGAGGAAAAATATGAAGACCCCGAAGCATTGGGGAGGGAAGCCAGCAGTATTCTGCAAAATGATTTAAAACTTTCTGAGCATTTTGTCGTGATCGATCAGGATGTTTATAAAGATATGGCGCTTTTGGAGCAGAATCGAAAAACGGTGGATTATTCCGGGTGGAATGCAATGGGCACCCAATGGTTGTTGAAGACGCAGTATAAAATCAATCCGCTGGATAAATCGTTCAATGTCACCTTTCGACTTTATGACACGGTTAACGAACGGTTTCTGTTAGAGAAGCGATATACATCGACCCGGAAATTTCTACGAAAAGCCATTCATCAGTTTGCCGATGAAGTCGTATTGCAACTGACGGGGAAACGGGGCATCGCAGAAACAAAAGTCGCATTTTTATCTCAGATTGATGGCAGCAAGGAAATTTATACCATCGACTTTGATGGCCACGGGTTGCGTAAGATTACGGATGAAAAAAGTATTATTCTTACCCCGGCCTGGTCACCGGACGGGGGCTGGCTTGTGTATACGTCTTATGCGGCACGCAACCCGGATCTGATGATGATTTCCGCCTCCGGGCAAAAAAGAAGAACCCTGTTAAAACTGCCCGGTCTCAATGCCGCTCCGGCCTGGTCGCCCGACGGACAACGCATTGCGATGGTTTTGAGCAAGGACCGTAATTCGGAGGTTTATGTATTAGAGAAAAATTTTGGTCTCAAACGCTTGACGCGTCATTTTAATATCGACACCTCCCCTACCTGGTCGCCCGACGGAAAACAGATTGCATTCACTTCCGACCGTTCCGGAACAGGAGCCCCGCAAATTTATATCATGTCCGTGAAGTCCGGAGACGAAGGTGGCGTCAAAAGAGTTTCCTTTGGCTCCAGTTACAATGACGACCCTGCCTGGTCTCCCAATGGCGATAAAATTGCCTTCACCTCCCGTGTCGGTAAACAATTTCAAATAAAAATTTACGACCTCGAATCCAAAAAAAGTGAGCAGTTTACTTTTGGTCCAGGAAGCAGCGAACAGCCCGCCTGGTCGCCAGACGGTCGATTTATTGTTTATCGGCATAAGCAGGAAGAAAAATTGCAGATTTTCGCCAAACCGGTGAATGGAGGAAAACCCAGACAATTGACGTTTGTCAAGGGTGGGGGATACAGCCCGGCCTGGTCTCCTTACACTCGAAAGTAA
- the pal gene encoding peptidoglycan-associated lipoprotein Pal produces the protein MPPEIESMGSVAESELEEVAEGSDATQGFAPEQDFSSDGAGSEESGFVREENLTESGAVDGAPIISREDGAYNPFAKDGTGSGLDQGIQEARLYSFRPTSELKDIHFQFDKYDLDSSSKGVLKQNADFLKQHPSVKVEIQGHCDERGTNNYNLALGQRRAASTKSYLASLGIPENRLHVISYGEEKPFCGETNEGCWGQNRRAHFMVAE, from the coding sequence ATGCCTCCGGAAATTGAATCGATGGGTTCTGTTGCGGAAAGTGAATTAGAGGAAGTTGCTGAAGGCTCAGATGCAACACAAGGGTTTGCACCGGAGCAGGATTTTTCGTCTGATGGAGCCGGGTCTGAAGAGTCCGGTTTTGTCCGCGAGGAAAATCTGACCGAATCGGGAGCCGTTGACGGTGCGCCCATTATATCCAGAGAGGATGGAGCCTACAATCCTTTCGCCAAAGACGGCACTGGATCCGGGTTGGATCAAGGCATTCAGGAAGCCAGGTTGTATTCCTTTCGCCCCACTTCCGAGTTGAAAGACATCCATTTCCAGTTTGATAAATATGATCTGGATTCGAGTTCCAAAGGTGTTTTGAAACAGAATGCGGATTTTTTGAAACAACATCCCAGCGTCAAGGTAGAGATTCAAGGGCATTGTGATGAAAGAGGGACCAATAACTATAACCTCGCGCTTGGGCAACGCCGTGCGGCCTCTACCAAAAGCTATTTGGCTTCTCTCGGGATTCCTGAGAACAGATTGCATGTCATCAGTTATGGTGAGGAAAAACCCTTTTGCGGTGAAACCAACGAAGGTTGCTGGGGGCAGAATCGAAGGGCACACTTTATGGTTGCCGAATAA
- the ispD gene encoding 2-C-methyl-D-erythritol 4-phosphate cytidylyltransferase — MKISAIIPAAGQGTRMGSAIPKQFLLLQGKPILHHTLRAFEASGQVDSVILVVPEKDSAAAKKEWLLGYDIVKKIVVGGKERQDSVYNGFQALDADTDVVLVHDGVRPFVTGDMILRAIEAAKNFGAAITAIPVNDTIKLADADGFVEKTVDRSGLWRVQTPQAFQYAVLNEAFQKAVQDSYYGTDEGSLLEYAGKKVKIIEGSEMNIKITRQEDLILGEAILNRRAAEGEP; from the coding sequence ATGAAAATTTCTGCCATCATTCCTGCCGCCGGTCAGGGAACCCGCATGGGCTCTGCGATCCCAAAACAGTTCCTATTGTTGCAAGGAAAGCCGATTCTTCACCACACGCTCAGGGCGTTTGAAGCCTCGGGGCAAGTGGATTCGGTGATTCTAGTGGTGCCGGAAAAAGATTCCGCCGCCGCCAAAAAAGAATGGTTGCTGGGTTACGACATCGTAAAAAAAATTGTTGTCGGAGGCAAGGAGCGTCAGGATTCCGTCTATAACGGCTTTCAGGCTCTCGATGCGGATACGGATGTGGTCCTCGTTCATGATGGCGTGCGTCCCTTTGTAACGGGGGATATGATCCTACGAGCCATCGAAGCCGCTAAAAACTTTGGCGCGGCCATCACCGCCATTCCGGTGAATGACACGATCAAGTTAGCGGATGCCGATGGGTTTGTGGAGAAGACCGTGGACCGCAGTGGCTTATGGCGTGTTCAAACGCCGCAGGCGTTTCAATATGCCGTTCTTAACGAAGCGTTTCAAAAGGCGGTGCAGGACTCTTATTATGGAACCGATGAAGGTTCTCTATTAGAGTACGCTGGCAAAAAGGTGAAAATCATCGAAGGATCGGAGATGAACATCAAGATCACCCGCCAGGAGGATCTCATTCTGGGAGAGGCTATTTTAAACAGACGGGCGGCAGAAGGTGAACCATGA
- a CDS encoding peroxiredoxin, translating into MLKKILEVIKLFIRRPTMLDVGTQAPDFSVQDHHGKQVSLKDFSSKKVVIWFYPKADTPGCTMEGQGFRDDYKKFEDKNTVILGVSLDGVADNKAFAEKYSFPFQLLCDVNREIALAYHAVQNPDDQYASRISYVIDEAGKIQEAIAKVDTKTHSGELCTRM; encoded by the coding sequence ATGTTAAAAAAAATACTTGAAGTCATCAAATTATTTATAAGGAGACCGACCATGCTGGATGTGGGAACACAAGCGCCGGATTTTTCAGTTCAGGATCACCACGGCAAACAAGTCAGTTTGAAAGATTTTAGCAGCAAGAAAGTGGTGATTTGGTTTTACCCTAAAGCCGACACGCCCGGATGCACGATGGAAGGGCAGGGGTTCCGCGATGATTATAAAAAGTTTGAAGATAAAAACACCGTCATTCTGGGTGTCAGCTTGGATGGTGTAGCGGATAACAAAGCGTTTGCAGAAAAATATTCCTTTCCGTTTCAATTGCTTTGCGATGTCAATCGCGAGATCGCCCTGGCTTATCATGCGGTGCAGAATCCCGATGACCAGTATGCGTCGCGTATTTCCTATGTGATCGATGAAGCGGGGAAAATTCAGGAGGCCATCGCCAAGGTTGATACGAAGACCCATTCCGGCGAACTCTGCACCCGTATGTGA
- the radA gene encoding DNA repair protein RadA — MAKPVSEYVCQTCGYRVPKWLGKCPECEEWNSFSEELIRGGRKNLNSLAAPGGKRDGGAQPITSVESLNQNRWTTGISEFDRTLGGGMVEGSLTLIGGNPGIGKSTLLLQSMGCIARSGRKVLYVSGEESPAQIKLRAERLNALSDNLLISPEICIEEVQRLIDRVDPAVLVLDSIQTFYTSELSSAPGSIGQVREVAFKIFQDVKKRSLSALLIGHITKDGAIAGPKALEHIVDTVIYFEGEKSHSYRLLRTIKNRFGATPEIGVFEMRPEGLVTVDNPSEIFLSERPPHCPGSVIVSSLEGSRTLLVEVQALVCSSSSIGMPRRMATGFDQNRMTLMVAIMEKRLGLQFQGEDIFVNIAGGIKVSEPAIDLGIAAAIASSFKNQMIDLQTVMIGEVGLTGEVRSVNQLEPRIMEAERMGFQRCVVPYAAKKSKSVPKSSMELCFVEDLTQAFEIIFP; from the coding sequence ATGGCCAAACCTGTATCGGAATACGTTTGTCAAACCTGCGGTTACCGCGTGCCCAAGTGGCTGGGGAAATGCCCTGAATGCGAAGAATGGAATTCGTTCTCCGAGGAACTGATTCGCGGCGGACGAAAAAATTTAAACTCTCTGGCCGCACCCGGCGGGAAACGGGATGGCGGTGCGCAACCGATCACATCTGTCGAATCCCTGAATCAAAATCGCTGGACCACGGGGATCAGCGAATTCGACCGTACCTTGGGGGGCGGGATGGTGGAAGGGTCCCTGACTTTAATCGGGGGCAACCCCGGAATTGGCAAATCCACTCTGCTGTTACAAAGCATGGGTTGTATCGCCCGTTCAGGGAGAAAAGTCCTATATGTTTCCGGAGAAGAATCTCCCGCGCAGATAAAGTTAAGGGCCGAGAGACTCAACGCTTTGTCGGACAACCTCCTTATCAGCCCGGAGATCTGCATTGAGGAAGTCCAACGATTGATCGACCGGGTGGACCCTGCGGTTTTGGTACTGGATTCCATTCAAACTTTTTATACCTCGGAATTGTCCTCCGCCCCCGGTAGCATTGGCCAGGTTCGGGAAGTGGCTTTCAAAATTTTTCAGGATGTAAAAAAACGGTCGCTGTCCGCCTTGCTGATAGGCCATATCACCAAGGACGGGGCCATTGCCGGGCCAAAAGCCCTGGAGCACATAGTGGACACTGTTATCTACTTTGAAGGCGAAAAAAGCCATTCCTATCGCCTGCTCCGAACGATCAAAAACCGTTTCGGGGCCACCCCGGAAATCGGTGTTTTTGAAATGCGGCCGGAGGGATTAGTCACGGTAGATAATCCATCGGAAATTTTTCTTTCCGAGCGGCCCCCGCACTGCCCCGGTTCTGTTATCGTCTCAAGCCTGGAAGGCAGTCGCACTCTTCTGGTGGAAGTTCAGGCCCTGGTATGTTCCTCCTCCTCAATCGGGATGCCCAGGCGCATGGCGACCGGGTTTGATCAGAACCGCATGACCCTCATGGTCGCGATCATGGAAAAGCGCCTCGGCCTGCAATTCCAGGGTGAGGATATTTTTGTTAATATAGCCGGCGGCATTAAAGTATCCGAACCGGCGATTGATCTTGGGATTGCGGCGGCCATCGCCAGCAGTTTTAAAAACCAGATGATCGACCTGCAAACGGTCATGATCGGCGAAGTCGGTTTGACAGGTGAAGTGCGGTCTGTCAATCAACTGGAACCGAGGATCATGGAAGCGGAACGGATGGGGTTTCAGCGTTGCGTCGTTCCCTATGCGGCGAAGAAAAGCAAGTCCGTGCCCAAAAGCAGTATGGAACTTTGTTTTGTAGAAGATTTAACCCAGGCGTTTGAAATCATTTTTCCGTAA